The following nucleotide sequence is from Barnesiella propionica.
CATTTCCATATCTGTTACAGAAGTTTTTCTGAGGCTCTGCACATTGATTAAGACACGATATACAGTTCCACGCTTTATGTATAATTTATTGGTTCTTTCCGGAACTGACAGAACCTCGATCATTATGACCTTGCTACACAAATTTTTCACAACAATCGTTTTCCTGGGATTTATCACATCGTGTTCTAACTCACCCGCCAATAAAAGTGTACTCGAAAAACTTACCACGGATGAAATAGAAGAATTGACAAAAGAAAAAAATGAATGGTTAGCTATGACCCTTGTTATTTCACAAAGAATAGTTGTAGAAGAACTCCCAATTGACAAAAAGGATCAATTGAAAAAACTGACTTATAAGCAATTAAATGACTTCCTAAAATTATTTTCTAAGAAAGATGAGGCTTTAGAAAAAAAATACGGGCAAGAATGGGACAATCAATTTGGAACAAAACTTGAAGAAATGAAAAAGATAGCCCAACGAAAGAAAAACGAGGCCGAGGAGAAACTTTCCAGCACATTTCTTAAAGTAGAATGGATAGGAATTGAGGGGGATGCTTCTTCAAACTGGGTCGATATAAAACTAAAACTGACTCCGTTAAAAGGAAAAATAGATGAAACACTCATATCTTGCGGTATTACATGCAAGGATGGCGAAATTAATTGGTATTATTATGATAATATGGAGCGAAACAGATTAAACGTGAAGAATCCGTTCTCTTCGCCAATTGAAATTGTTATCCCTGTCCATTATAACTCTACGGATGTAAGCCAAGAAGATTTTACCAATCTTTCACCTAAACAAATGCAAGATAAATATCATTTTGAGACCCATGTAGAGACCCTTAAACAAAATGGAAAAATATACCACGAATGGATCAGTAAAGATGACGCATCTTATTATTTACGGTCGCTTTGGGATGCGATATCAAGCGGTGACGAAGAAAAAACGGAATATTATCTTATACTTGCAGCGGAAGAAGAATATGGTATCACAATTATTAAAAAAGAGCAATATATAAATGAAGCGGTTCGCCATTATCATCATGAAAAATATCCTGCTGCCGCATGGTTAGTTTATAACTATACATTCAAAATGAATTAATACAAACTCTTATGAAAAAGTTATCAATCATCATCACAAGTTTATTAGTCATTGGCATTTTAAACACCTATAGCAATGACAGGGCCATTTGCAATGTTAAAGGGAAAGTAAAATCGATAAATCTTAAAACTGCAATTGGCCATACACCGAGGAGTTCCCGATCTTCAGGTGAAACATTTGAAACATTCAAGTTTACAGAAGAAGGGGTATGGGATGAGTTAGCAAATCCTAAACAAGGCGTAAAGTTACAAGCAGAACGAGATATCAAAGGACGTTTAATAAAAGTGGATGCCTCCCAGAACTACGATAAAGGATATATCATGCAGTGGGAATATAACGACGATGGTACCGTGGCAAAATACATTTATCAAGATAACAACGGCTCTCTGACACACTATTATATTTACTCAAACAAGGTCATAGAGTCTGAATTTGTGTCCGGAAAACAAGGTGATGAACATAATGTTCTGCAAATCACATACGATTATCTCGAAACAGACAAATATGGGAATTGGACAAAGCGAAAAGCGACAGTAAAGGACGATATAAGTACAAAAGAGTTTGATGAATCCTGCGAAATTACATATTACGAAAATGCTCCCCAAGTTCCTATAAAACCGCCTTATTTCCACGGCGGTAATCAAAAAGTGCTATCTTTCTATATGTCTGAATACTTGAATTATCCCAAAGATGCACGTAAAGCCGGCAAATCGGGAAAAGTTGTCATAAAATTCACGGTTGAAACGGATGGGAGAATTACCAACCCTGTTGTGGAACGTAGCATTTACCCCAGCTTAGATGCCGAAGCAATACGTTTCGTCAAACTTCTGCCAAAAATGAATCCTGCGATGCAAGGCAACACGCCTGTAAAATCAACATTCAGACTACCAATTAATTTCACACTATGAAAACTACTCACCTACTAGCGACTATTATTATTGTATTATTGTCGGCCTGTTCAGGCGATAACAATAATAACCGCACAATATTTACCCCTATAACCTATTATTTTAACCCGGTAGGTAATGCTGTTTCCGTTGAAAATGGCTCTTCAATGATAGATTATTTACCTGATTTTATAAACTATCCAAATGATTTGGCAAAATATGGACTACGCGGACCGGTTTACTCTGTAGATATAAGCTCAATCCCGGCCAGCAAAGGCGATGGATGGTTTACGATGTACTATGACAAGAACGGTAATCTTGAAATCCAAAAATGGGGCATGAATGAAAATTTTCGATACGGAGAAAGCTACAATTTGGACTATACTGAAACCGGATATCTCCAGGATATGTACAGCACTCGCTCAAACCATCGGAACTCTGACCGGTACGCATATTCCGATGGAAAACTAATATACAGGATAAGAGGCGATTATTACCGAAAATATGATTGGGGAGTCAATAAAAGTGGAGAAACAGTGCCTCGCAAAGTCACTACTTATAAAAGAAATCCACAGTATATTCAAGGCCTTCCGGCTATCGACCTCACTTTTACAAATAGCGAACAAGATTATTCCGACTGGGAAATCGATTCTCTCACATATTGGATTCCATTTCTTTATGGCATGGTAACGGATAAAGCCAAGAGCAAATGCCTATACACCGGTCCTTTGCTTTCAAGCATGGACACTGAATATACGTTAAGAAAAAATATGCATAAATATGACAAACTCTATGGCCATTCCGAATTTCATTATAATGAAAATAATGATTTGTCATCCTATGAGTTTGTTCTTCGTTCAGACCCTAACGATATATCAAAATATATATTAAAAAAAAGCCTCTATTTTTATTATCAATACGATGAATATGGTAATTGGACTGAGCGTAAAATTACAGGTACTGATGATGATACACCTTTTGAACTCAACACTTACCGCGAGATAATCTACTATTCCAAAGAAGATTTGGCTTCAATCAAGCGTGAAGAACAACAGATGATAAATAAGCCATTCAAGGGTTACTGGCAATATGAATTTCACAACGAAATGGATTATGACTATTATGAACTTTATATCAATTTCTACGACAAGGATATTGAGGCTTTTGGCCGAAGTAATACGTTAGGTTTTTTCAGAGTCTCAACTACTTCTCCTATCGTTATCGGCGAGATGACTACCGTTGATGAAATTACTGAAGCCAACATCAAGGGAAATGAGGCCGAAATAAAGTATATTTGTGGACGTACGGATGAAATACGCTCTGCAAAGCTGGTATTTAACCCCAAAGACAAAACTATAACATTTGTAGACGGAGAACTCATCGAAGAAAACACTAAGTTGGACTTCGATCCTAATGAATATCCATCCGACTTCGAATTCAACCGTCTTGAGCCGACAGAGCAAAAAATGTTCTACGTTCGTCGCATACCTATTCTTCAATACTAACAAATCAATAGAACTTTTTATATGCATTAATAATCAAAGATGCGGTTTGGCTGTAATGGTAAACCGCATCTTTGATTCGAGATTCCACTTACCTATTTCTTTTCTTTAATCGGCTGTGTTTCTATCTTTACAACTTTATATCCCAGTTTCTGTAAAGCTGCTTTTAATTGTTCTTCATCAGTCTTATCCGGACGGTAAGTTATAATTACCGTCTGATTATCCAGACTCACTTCCAAATCTTTCACCCCCTTTTCATAAGCCATATTCTTCTCGATCTTTTGCTGGCAGGAATGACAGCTCATCGTAACGGCAAAGCATACTTTCGTTTCATTTTTCGTATCTTTGGCATAGACACCCGAAACGATGACAAAATATAAAGCCAATACAGTCCATAATTTTTTCATTTCCATCTTTATCTATTTTTAAATTAGCAAATTAATATTTAGGTATATTCCAACGTATTCCAACATAAAATTTCGCACCATGCACCGGAGCATATATCATGGATGCATCAAAATGTGCCCCCCAGGGATTGGACGCATCTATAATCGGATTTTTCTGTTTATAATTAGTGAGATTTTCTCCTCCGGCATAAACAGACCATGTTCTGAAATTTTTGGTTACTTGGGCATTCAGCAAAATATATGCTTTGTAATTTTTCTTCCAACGTAGAGACTCGTCTGCAACATTCATATCAGGATCTGGCATTCTCCCGGGTCCATTAACCGCCGCGGTCAAATCAAACTGCCATTTTTTTAATCTTGTCTGATAAGAGGCAGTAGCCATTGCTTTATAACGGCTGGTCAGCGGTTTCTCTCTTAAAACTCCGGAATACGTAGTTTTTACATCGGTAAACCTGAATGCACCGGTAAAAGTGAATCCCCTGAAAAACGGATATGACATTTCTAACTGGGCACTCTGTGCATAAGACCGTCCCTCCAGATTATAGAAACGCACTTCATGAGCTTGTTCAAGATCTGCAACTACTTGTTTTATGAACCGGGTATAATACCAATCCAGATTTACAGACAAATTTTTTCCTCCAATTTCAAGATTAGAAGATAAGTTTGCCCCAAAATTCCAGGCTTCTTCCCAACGATTCAAATCTGGAGATATGACAAACTGGCGGTTACTTGCCAATAAATAACTGTTTTCCACCCATTCGTTCACTGGCCGGTAACCTTTTCCGGCAGAGGCTCTAAAGGTAAGAAACGGCGCAATATCATATTTAAGATGTAAACGTGGAGTAACAAAAAAACCATATATATTATGATAATCTCCCCGCAAACCTAATAATACGACAAATTCATCATTTCTATTATAAGTATATTGCACATAAGCTCCCGGAGTACTCTCGGTCCTTCTCAGCCATGGAAATACACTTTCTTCGTTTATCTTTTCACCATATCGCTCCTTATAACCATCGTAATTGAAACTCAAACCGGAGCTAAAGTGATGTTGCCTGGTAAACTCCGTTTCATATAAAAGACTCGCATACATATTACCATGATTTACGTCATAGATACGATATCCGTATAAAGACCTTTGATCATGTATCGATCCGGAAAGAATAAGTGCAAAACTGGAGTTTTTCAGGGGATCCAATATATAACCGTTTTTCGTATAAATATTACCTCTCCATGTCTCTATATTCACTTTATACAATTCGGCAGACAAATCATCGTTGTGTCCGGACTCACCACTTATCCGATCTTCAAACATTCCATTTAAAACGGTCTGGGATATCCATTTATCAGATTTAAAATACCAACGATTCAACAAATTCACCTGCTCGGTTTTCGGCAAATCTAAAAAGCCGTCGTGATTTGAATCATGCCCCTGCTTATCATTCGAATAATGAACCATAAGCCCGACACCCAGATTTTCCCGGATCATATAATTACCATCTCCGTTAAATTCAATACGCCCGTTATCTGCGGCAAAAAGATTGAGTGTAAGCGGATCAGAATTCTGAGGCTTCTTATATTCAATATTAATTTGTCCGGTCAATGCTTCATAACCGTTTTTTACCGAAGAAGTTCCCTTTGAAACCTGAATACTTTCCATCCAGGGTCCCGGAACATAATTTAATCCGTACAAACCGGCGGCTCCCCTGAAGTGGGGAACTTGTTCCGTAAGCATCTGAACATATGTGCCCGAAAGTCCTAATAAACGTATTTGTCGCGCGCCGGTAACAGCATCGCTATAAGATACATCGACGGAAGGGTTTGTCGTAAAACTTTCGGCCAGATTACAGCAGGCAGCCCGGCCCAGCTCTTCCCGGTTTATTTTCTGAGTCTGTATAGTTTCCACGCGAGAATGTAACAAACCAACCGACCGATGAGTTACCACCACTTCTTCCAGAGCAGCTCCCCCGGACAGTATAATCTCTTCAAATTTACTATTTACTTTTATTTCGATCGTATCGGTATTATACCCGATGTAACTTACAATCAATTTAGTATCGGATGTGGCACGGGGTATGGAAAAACGACCATCTTCACCAGAGACTCCCCCACTACTCTTTCCTATCCAGCGTAGATTGGCTCCGATTATAATTTCGCCGGAATTATCCTTCACTATTCCAGATAATTCACCGGCATATAAAATACATGGACTTAGTATTATGAAAAATACAATTAAGAAATTTCTTAACATAAATTTTAGTACTATTATTTTTTTGATTCAAACATTAATTTATGAGCGGCAATAATTATCACCGACTTTCAAAAATTAAATTCGTTCTCAAATAATCAGTACCGAAATTTTAGAAAGTATGCCTCGTCCTCCTTTAACAACAGGAGAATTATCCGGAAAATCATAAATACAAGGGAGATATGGCAAAATATATTCGAGCAATATATTTACCGGTAAAGTAAATACCATATCGAATGTAATATGCGGAACAGGCGAAGAATTCAGCAAAAACTGAAAAGACTCATAAGCAACAGAAACTAAACAGCAATCATCTTCCTGATACATATAGCAGAAGACGGGATGATCCTCCTGTCCGCTGGCATCGCAGCATCCTTGCTGATGCTTTAGAGAAGTTTCCGACATCAGTACACTCCAAAATCCGTTCTCTTCGCATGTTTCACAACAATAGCTTACCTGACCGATACCTATTGTAGCTACCAATATCACACTCAGAACCAGCGACGTTATTATTTTGAAGAATAAAGATTTTGTTCCAATCATACCGATACAAAAATACTACATTTTTTTTAATGCACATCGTTTTTACCGAAATTAGCATCATTCCTTTCGCAATACCAAAAGAATCGAGTATATTTGTATTAAATAATCAACAATTAAAAATATGCGTAAGCCAAGTATCTATACATCGATTATTGCCTTTATAGCAGTGATGGCGGTTTCTTGCAATACTAAAAATAAAAACGATCAGACGGAGCAAGACAGTATATCCACCGACACGGTACGGTATGGAGAATCCACAGTAGAGATCAATAAACATCTTTTGAATAAACCGGAATATCCGGCTTGCGAATTTACCGCAACTATAAGCTATCCCGAAAAATACAAAAACGATTCTATCCTGAAAATAATACAGAAAAAATTCGTATCATCTTGTTTCGGAGACGAATATGTACAATATTCACCCACCGAAGCACTGAAACAGTTTTCAGATTCTTATATAAAAAAATACGACACGTTAGAAGATGATCTTAAAAAAGGAATCGAAGAAAACAAAGGAAAATACAATGCTGACGACTTTATCTGGCTGAACTATGTGTATTCCGTAAACGCTGCTCCCATTTTTAATAACAATCTATTTACCTGTTATTTTGTACAACAATATGAATATACAGGCGGGGCACACGGAATGACTACAACCACATACGAAGTCATTAACTTGGAGAATGGCAACCCTCTGACACTGGAAGACATATTCAATTCACAAGATTTCGAAAAGGTGAATAAAGTAATCTTATCTCAACTGCTTAAAGACCTCAGGATAACATCTCCTGCCCAACTGGTAGATGCAGGCTTTTTTGACCCAGACGGTATTACGGCAACAGAGAACTTCTATATTGACAATACCGGCGTCGTGTGGTTATATAATCCCTATGAAATAGCCTGCTACGCAGTAGGTTCAGTAAAAATACCCGTTCCTTACAATACGCTAAAACCATATATTAAACCGGACAGCCCGGTCATGAATATGATTGAAAATTGATTTTTATGCAATATATCGAAAAATATTTTCCTAAACTTACTGCCAAACAGAAAGAACAATTCGCTGCTTTAGGCGACCTATACACCGATTGGAATGCTAAGATAAATGTAATATCCCGTAAAGATATAGAGAACCTGTATCTTCATCATATACTACATTCTCTCGCTATTTCCAAAGTAATACAGTTTACCGATCACTCCGATTTGTTGGATGTAGGGACCGGAGGAGGTTTCCCCGGTATTCCTTTAGCCATCATGTTTCCCGAATGTCATTTTCATTTGGTCGACAGAATTGGTAAAAAAATAACGGTAGCAACAGAAGTTGCCAACAGTACAGGACTAACGAATGTTACATTCCGCCATTGCGGAGTAGAAGAAGAAAAAGGTAAATTTGACTTTATAATAAGCCGGGCCGTTATGCCGCTTCCCGATCTGTTGAAACTGGTACGAAAAAACATTAAATCGGAACAAAAGAATGCACTGCCCAACGGACTTATTTGTTTAAAAGGAGGAAATCTTGAAGGAGAAATACAACCTGTAAGAAACAGTGCTATTGTTTTCGATTTGAAAAGCGATTTTTCAGAAGATTTCTTCGAAACTAAAAAGGCCATATATGTGCCTATCAGAATATAATAACCCGATAATTGTTCCATTATGAGAATTCAACGGTTGGAATTTAACATGTTTCCCGTTAACAGTTATATTGTTTGGGACGATAAAACAG
It contains:
- a CDS encoding energy transducer TonB translates to MKKLSIIITSLLVIGILNTYSNDRAICNVKGKVKSINLKTAIGHTPRSSRSSGETFETFKFTEEGVWDELANPKQGVKLQAERDIKGRLIKVDASQNYDKGYIMQWEYNDDGTVAKYIYQDNNGSLTHYYIYSNKVIESEFVSGKQGDEHNVLQITYDYLETDKYGNWTKRKATVKDDISTKEFDESCEITYYENAPQVPIKPPYFHGGNQKVLSFYMSEYLNYPKDARKAGKSGKVVIKFTVETDGRITNPVVERSIYPSLDAEAIRFVKLLPKMNPAMQGNTPVKSTFRLPINFTL
- the rsmG gene encoding 16S rRNA (guanine(527)-N(7))-methyltransferase RsmG, giving the protein MQYIEKYFPKLTAKQKEQFAALGDLYTDWNAKINVISRKDIENLYLHHILHSLAISKVIQFTDHSDLLDVGTGGGFPGIPLAIMFPECHFHLVDRIGKKITVATEVANSTGLTNVTFRHCGVEEEKGKFDFIISRAVMPLPDLLKLVRKNIKSEQKNALPNGLICLKGGNLEGEIQPVRNSAIVFDLKSDFSEDFFETKKAIYVPIRI
- a CDS encoding DUF3298 and DUF4163 domain-containing protein, whose protein sequence is MRKPSIYTSIIAFIAVMAVSCNTKNKNDQTEQDSISTDTVRYGESTVEINKHLLNKPEYPACEFTATISYPEKYKNDSILKIIQKKFVSSCFGDEYVQYSPTEALKQFSDSYIKKYDTLEDDLKKGIEENKGKYNADDFIWLNYVYSVNAAPIFNNNLFTCYFVQQYEYTGGAHGMTTTTYEVINLENGNPLTLEDIFNSQDFEKVNKVILSQLLKDLRITSPAQLVDAGFFDPDGITATENFYIDNTGVVWLYNPYEIACYAVGSVKIPVPYNTLKPYIKPDSPVMNMIEN
- a CDS encoding heavy-metal-associated domain-containing protein, which gives rise to MEMKKLWTVLALYFVIVSGVYAKDTKNETKVCFAVTMSCHSCQQKIEKNMAYEKGVKDLEVSLDNQTVIITYRPDKTDEEQLKAALQKLGYKVVKIETQPIKEKK
- a CDS encoding TonB-dependent receptor — translated: MLRNFLIVFFIILSPCILYAGELSGIVKDNSGEIIIGANLRWIGKSSGGVSGEDGRFSIPRATSDTKLIVSYIGYNTDTIEIKVNSKFEEIILSGGAALEEVVVTHRSVGLLHSRVETIQTQKINREELGRAACCNLAESFTTNPSVDVSYSDAVTGARQIRLLGLSGTYVQMLTEQVPHFRGAAGLYGLNYVPGPWMESIQVSKGTSSVKNGYEALTGQINIEYKKPQNSDPLTLNLFAADNGRIEFNGDGNYMIRENLGVGLMVHYSNDKQGHDSNHDGFLDLPKTEQVNLLNRWYFKSDKWISQTVLNGMFEDRISGESGHNDDLSAELYKVNIETWRGNIYTKNGYILDPLKNSSFALILSGSIHDQRSLYGYRIYDVNHGNMYASLLYETEFTRQHHFSSGLSFNYDGYKERYGEKINEESVFPWLRRTESTPGAYVQYTYNRNDEFVVLLGLRGDYHNIYGFFVTPRLHLKYDIAPFLTFRASAGKGYRPVNEWVENSYLLASNRQFVISPDLNRWEEAWNFGANLSSNLEIGGKNLSVNLDWYYTRFIKQVVADLEQAHEVRFYNLEGRSYAQSAQLEMSYPFFRGFTFTGAFRFTDVKTTYSGVLREKPLTSRYKAMATASYQTRLKKWQFDLTAAVNGPGRMPDPDMNVADESLRWKKNYKAYILLNAQVTKNFRTWSVYAGGENLTNYKQKNPIIDASNPWGAHFDASMIYAPVHGAKFYVGIRWNIPKY